TAAATCTCAACTGAATAGCCCTAACATTTCTTATTGCTACCAACTTTTTTTATACAGATTAATTAACTGTTAATGAAACAGGAAACAGTTTGCTGTAACCAGAATATTTTCAATATAGGCCTACGTGAGCCTTCCAGGGTACGCGAACTTCGAAGCCTTTCTTGTGAGGACTTGCATTCAAGGGCCCCCCATGGGTCCCTGTCCCTTCCCATGCCCTCTGCCTCATGGCCGGGAGTGCATTGTGCCTGCTGGCAGTTTTGTGGCAAAATTCAAGTGCAGAATGGATGGTCCTTGAATGGGGCCCAGGCTTAGACATTATGCGAGGGCATTCTTTTTGGCTAATTCCACACTCGAACGAGAAGGGCTCTTGAATCGCCTTTTGGTAGGTGGATTGGGAGGACTTACGTAGGTTAGCTTGGCCACGGCATTGCATTTGACGCTGATATTGTCCTGTCGCAGCTCCTGTTTGATCTCCTCAATGCATGTCGATATGTATTTGGCCTGCAATAGAAaaaagtacatatatttaatataatatattgTACACCGAAAAAATGTGCAAGACAGCAAAATAAAACCGAAATATATTCTTGGGGGCTATCAGTGCAACCCCCTCAATACCaccccaaacacacacacacacacacacacacacacacacacacacacacacatgaatTAATATAAATACCAAGGCATAAATCAGCAATTTGTGAAtttcttctccctctccctctctctctttctagcATGACGACGACGTGGAATCAGAAAATAAGAATGAAAGACTAGATTCATGGGACCGAACCTTTTGATACCCTTTAAGATCGATCATTGGATTCTCTGCTCTACTCTACTCTTATGTACTAGTCTATTCTACGTGATACTGCAATTCATTACGTTTTTAAAGGCTTTTTTCTGCCAATTGGACACTCCAAACAGAGGGGCGAGCCTCGGTTTCACATGAAAAAAGGTGGAGCTCAGAATTTTGAGTAAATGGGTATGGGCTTGTAAAGAAGACACCTCTCCCCTTCATTCGGATACAGAGAACTCGCAGTTTTTACGGGAATTACAGGTGCTTTCCCAGCTACAGGTGCTTTCCGCACTCCGTACTCGTGTTTCCCAAGGCTCCTCGTATACCAAAAAAGCCACATCCACCAAATACCAGGCACCGTTCATGGAATTCCTGAATGCCTTTGTGCGTTCTTTATAACGATTGGCCAAGGAGTGATCCTGGGCACCAAAGGTTTCATAGCCATACAGATCGATATTATAAAATTTCGATTGTATTCGACTGTAAGacgaaaataaatattaaaccGCACTTTATTTGAAATCCTTTGAATGGGCCTATCTTTGGCAATCTTTTCCGATCTTCCTGCTCTAGGAGGCAAAGAACTCATCAAAATTATAatactttctctctctctctcttttgaaGGGTATAATATGAAATTAATGGGAAGGCCAAAGAGGCCAACAAAACAAATGCAAAATCTGCGAGTACAAATAGACAAAAAGTTGCTTTGAGGCCCGTCTTATTCCTGCTCTGGATAAATCATAGGTCCCTCTCACTACGCCCCAATTTAAACATTGTTGGCGTCAtcgagagaaaaaaaaaacgggaGAAAGAGGAAAAGAGACCATACACCATACGTGAGTGCATTGCAATAAGTtcaaacagagagagagaaagagatggAGAGAGCTTAAGGAACAGTTAGTGGATCCATCAGAGAGACTATCTATCCTGACGGGGGAAAGGCAAAGCAAAGAGAAAACATGCACACAAGCAGAACAAATTCAAACATCTGTGCGAGAGGGGGGCCACAGCACAGCTGATAAGGACCAAGAGCAAAGCTCTCTCTAGGGGAATTTACATGAGTAAATATTTGATAAAACGTGCGCCGTCGGGCCTACCATCATTCAACCTCCTTTTCCACCCATCAGCCAAGGCAGGCCAGTGCTGCCGTGAAGTGAAATTGGTCTGAAATTGACATAAAAGCATTAGGGCCTACGCGAAATGCCGCTAATTGAGTGGCGGGAGTTGTTGTGGGGGGGAAAGAGAGACTATGTATGTTCTTTTCCTTTTGCATTGTTGGCAGATGCcaacgcacacacatacacaatgAGACATACAACAAACACGCACACGTACGCGACTCTTACAAACTCTAACAAAATTCCCTTAATGCAAACGAAATTTGTCAGCCAATTAGCAAGTTGTAATTAGAGGACTCCGGATTATGTGCGcggagtgggagtgggtgCACTTAAGCACTGGAGCAGTAACAACAAACCCACGGCTTACCTCATTATCCTTGTTGTTCCTTATGCCGCGCACCAGATCTGTTAAGTTTTTATCAAACATACGCTCAAAATTTCCCTTCACTTTTTTTAATGCCATATTCGTGGTGTGCTGCTATCGTTTGGTTGCAATATTAGCTGTATTGTGGGGCCAGTAGCAGACACTgattttattatatatatattcgcAATTCTGTCACCGGCAGCACACTTCTTCCGtctttttctgttttgttttcttttttctgcACTTGCAAACAGTGTGATTTTATCACAGGATTTATCGATAAGatatacggtctgaccctcagaaatataccgaaaataCGTCTCAGcctcaaaatataccgtaatatTTTCAAGTATTCAAGAACTCAACGATTTTAATATTCGGTTGAATTTCTAGCTAGGACCCTCACCCTGAACACGTATTTTTTTCCAATTGACGAATCATTTTCCTACAAGACTAGCTACTTTTAAGTTCTCATCTTTATTGGGTTTtttataaaataaggtttaaacaaGGTCAAGACTCAATTCAGATTATAGCTACGCATTGCGAATATTTTTAAAAAGCACACAGATAATTTGTTTCCTGTTTTATACtattttgtagtatttttGAGTATTTTAAACCAACTGGCATTGCCGTTTTTTCATACAAGCTCCATGGAAGCGCCAGTATGAAAACCGCCAAGACACACATTTTACATTCCTTTTTTCTGATATTTTTTGGAAAAAGATGAAATTTTAATGGCAAACGGTTAGGAATTAGATGCAGATTACGAATTAGTATTCGGTATGGCCTGGGTAATGGATCTAAATAGCATTTCTGCACGATTTATACATTGGTGCTTTGGTCGGGGAGGTGAAGGTCCATAACTCGTTttaaaaaatactagaaaaaactatgaaaatatgcaaatatgcAAGGAGTGTGGCTAAAATGGCAAGAAAATCAGtatgaccgcggatttattaACAAGATATACGGTCTAACCCTCGGAAATATACCGTTGAAAAAAACGAGCTTATCCGACCTAACCGCCCTCTAAAAAAACAGGTCAACAACTTGAGCCTAACCGTGGAAAATAATTCTGTctgtaaattcttcttgtagatttATAAATTCTCTTTCAAAATTTCAACGACATCTTTCACCCGAGCTGCGCTAAAATTCTTCATATTTCATAACTTTCGTCGagtgtttttttatacccaCTGGCTTATAATGGGTTAAACGTTCTCTTGTGCAGGCAGACATTAGAGATATACATAAGGGCACTTCCATTATGACGTTACGCTACATTCGTACgaaaaattttgaaaaatttcTCTAATTCAATAGTAATGGGTGTATATATTCACCAAAAAATTACAAGAATCGAACTTACGGTTTTAAAGACAAAGACAAAATATGACTGACGTCACGTTATAAAAACTGAAGCTCAACGACCGCTTCAGTTGGCGTACAAAATTACAAATCTCTTCGAACTGGATTGGACTATCtgtataattttttttgtgctAATATATGAAGCTTAGAGCGATCATTTCCCAAGTTAGTTAGTTCCATCTAGCGTTCCGTTACCAAATTCCGTGCTAATAAGTTCAAAAATATACCGCTGGTTGAGATTGATTCGGATtgatttattttcaatttggGAGCAGTCCAATTTAAACaaagatttaaaaaaataacCCTTTATAACGAGACTTTATTTAACAAAAATTTCGATGAAAATGTCGATATAGCGACGGTTTTACAGCCCTAGCggctacaaaaattaaaataaatcaagtgttcaaaaaaatcaaaataaaatatattttttttgccaCTTAACATTTATTTTAACTACCGCTGGCCAACAACAATTTAAAACATGTACATTTTAAAACGTTCGGACTCCTTTAAATCTTTAAATACTCTGCTTCTTTTCAACAACTAACCAAAACATTTGTGGAAAAATGAAAACATTCTTCCAAGTTTTTTAAAACTAACTCTTTACACCCTATAATCTGGAAAAAAAAATAGTCAAAGTAAGCTCGAAAATTTCTTCAGTCCGAAAAAATGTGCGCTGTTTAAAATATTTCCATTTAAAAACGTTCCTGTACTCATATTTCAATACAGAATACTCAACATTCTCGATTCTAAAGCAATTGTTTAGTATTATCATTCGTAATACTAATAATTATCATTCATTTCAATACTTCATTTTAATAATTAATTTCAATACTTATTCTCGATTCTCTATCGGATCGCTTATAGCAACCAAATTAGACTAAAATGCTGGATAGATTGTGCCAGATTCTTCGAAGCGTTTGTTTCGATCATCATCATTATATCATGATGAGTTTCTGTCGTGCTGTTCGTACAGATCACACTTAGTAGAATTGTGAGACCTAGCCTTTTTCTAATATCTATAATATTCCGCAACTACAGGAGCCCCCCGGTCTAATATCATAGTTTATATGGAAAATGTCCACATCGTTGTCGCCGCCGTTGTGGTTGATTTTCTTATTGACACGTGAATATGGTGGGTTGACTATGATTGAACGCGACAAGCGATCCAATACCAACCGTTACATTGCCGGCGTTGAAGATGCCTGGGAATTGATGACGAAACGACTACCTGTTGAATTATTCTTATTGCTATTGTACACGTTGCTCATGCGCATATGCTCGAAGGTAAGGGGCTTGCTGAGATTGGTGTCACGCTTCTTGTAGAATTCATTGAAATCGAGCCTTGTGCCGAAGAGCTGCAGTTGTGGATCTTCGCTGGAATTGAGGCACATCATAAAGCCACTCACTGCCTTCTCATAGGCACAGGAAATGTCACTGAGTCCGCGACAGGCGATAATCAGCTTCTGCTCAAACATCTTCCGCTCCTGATCCCGTTCCATTTTCTCTTCTGTGGTCACGCCAAAGCGACCCTCCTCCTCGGAGGCGACAATTTTCTTTTCTAACTCATCGCGGGCATTTTGTTCCTTGAAGCAATCTTTGTAGAAGCTGGCCTGCCAGATTTCCAGGGCTATAATGTTCTCGAAGACGGTTTCCAGATGCCGTTCCTTGTCGGTCACCGAATTGATAAAACATCCCACGGTAATGGTCTCAAGGAACTTCTCATGGGCATCGAGAATCTTATCTAGTCCGGTCGCCTGCTGCATTTGCTTCTGCAACTCCACCCAATTGCATTCGATGACCTCGAACAGTACGTAATATTGCATTTGATGGATGAAGTGCATAATCTCGGACGTGAAGAGGTGAAGCTTGTACGAAGCCTTGCCAATTTCCGCATTCATCTTGCGTAATTTCTGAAAATAGTCAAAGTGAAAATCAAATTAGCAAAACGCGCGGCAAATGTGGTGACTAAAAGAGAGGTGGCAGCACTATTTCATCAGGGATGTAGCTGCATAATCGATAGCAGCGTTTGTCGAAACTAACATTTTGTTTACATTTGAGATTTGTCTTTTGAAAACTCAATCTTGCCTTATCTGGTAGTCTCATCACGCTGTAGATTACAATGTCTTGTTCAATCTTTATGGATTTGCCAGAAGATCATCCGAGGCGCCTGATTCCGGCGCTATGCAGGCAATTCTATCACCTGGGCTGGGTGACCGGCACCGGCGGCGGCATGAGCATTAAATTGAAGTGAGTACAAAACCACCTGACACTGCAACGGCGAACAGATCTAACGATTACCAACCGTAGCAATGAGATCTACATTGCCCCGTCGGGGGTGCAGAAGGAGCGCATGCAACCGGAGGATCTGTTTGTTCAGGATATCGATGGcaaggacctgcaaatgccgCCCGAGATCCGGGAATTGAAAAAGAGCCAGTGCACACCACTCTTCATGCTGGCCTATCGACACCGCAATGCCGGTGCCGTCATACACACCCACTCCCAGCATGCAGTGATGGCCACGCTCCTGTGGCCGGGGAAAACCTTCCGCTGCACGCACCTGGAGATGATCAAGGGCGTGTACGATGATGCGGACAAGCGTTATCTGCAATATGACGAGCAATTGGTGGTGCCCATCATCGAGAACACGCCCCACGAACGTGACCTGGCCGATAGCATGTACGCGGCCATGATGGAGCATCCCGGCTGCAGTGCCGTTCTGGTCAGACGCCACGGTGTCTATGTATGGGGCCAGACCTGGGAGAAGGCCAAAGCCATGTGAGTTACAAATGGATTAAAATGCCCGAATGGCTTGCTAACTTTGCTTCCTCATACAGATCTGAGTGCTACGATTACTTGTTCTCCATTGCCGTTGAAATGAAGAAGGCTGGCCTCGACCCAGAGACGTTTGAGGACGCCAAGGCATAGAGAAGGGTGGCATTTGGCAATTGATAAAATATACgcaattttttgttaaaaataATTCCTTTCGTGCAGCGGGCGCGGGCATTATCTGGCCACTTCAAGCCTTCTTATCTTGCTGTTTTATGGGCATTTCAAATTCGTTGCGCACTTTGTTCCGGAGGTCCACAGCCTGGTAACAGCAACAGTCGATAACAGCTTCTCTTAACATTCGCTGTTAAGTGCGATAGGTAAATGTTAAAGTCTAAACTCCACACAACTGCACAGTGGAAAAAGAGCGAAATACGAATTCCACTTTGGAATCAATTTAGTTTTTGAAATAGCCAtgaattaattaattgtcaGAAGTACATACTTAAACTAATTAACGAGTTGCACTAGTTTTTTGCCACCGAAAACAACCTATTGGCATAAATTAGCTACAAACTTTTGATTTGATCATCTTTTCGCACCTCTTGGTGTTACTGTTCCATCAGCTGGCCGGCGGTGAGCGAGAGAGCACAACATCACAAAACCAACGGGAGTGAGAGAACCACCCGTGTGTATACCGGCTCTCGCCGCACTAGTGTTGCCCATTCAGATTTTTTTTTAGCTAGCTCTAGCTATTTTTAAAGTTTGATTGCTTTAAAACTTTCGAAATTGCTGAGCCGGAAATGTAGctatttaaaatatatatataaaagtACAAGTACGCATTGGTACAATGGACCGGACGAATTGGTCGAAATAAACAAAACAATGCACATTTtatgaataaataaaataaatttgttGTGACAAAAAAATGGCTATTTTTTCACACAAAAAAACGCTACTTTTTCATTTAAAAAAATGGACAATAGAGACAATAAAACCAACGACTCTGCACGCTTCTGGCTCATTCTTCTATTCACGGCGTAAGCATTTGTCCCCCGTTCGTGTTTGGGGCCCTCTTCCAATTTGGGAAAAATAGATTAACATTTTCTTTTGTAAAACAACAGCACCGTCCCCGAGAAACTAGCAAAAAATACTCCAACCAAACATGAGTCTACAGTCGGATGCCGTTTTCCAGAAAATCATCGATGGCCTGAAGGAGAACGAGGCTAAGGCCAAGGCTGTGAATGGTGTGTTTGTCTATAAAATCACCAAGGATGGCAAGGTGGCCAAGGAATGGAGTAAGTAATAATATTACGCACGCTGCCTGATactccaacacacacacacacacacccatttTCTGTGGGTTTACGTGGTCTtttttgcgtgtgtgtgtgtgttttgtgggAAGTTCAAAGTGCGAAATTCTTTGCACTTCGGCACCAGctgtttgttggttttttaTGTGGCCAACAAATGTAAATTACATTACTTCTTCGCttattttctgtgtgtgttttttttctagCTCTGGACTGCAAGAGCGCCAAGGCCTATGAGGGACCCGCACAGGGCGTCAAAGTGGACACCACCCTGACGGTGGCTGATGAGGACATGGTTGATATTGCCCTCGGCAAGCTCAATCCCCAGGCAGCTTTCATGAAGGGAAAATTGAAGATTGCCGGCAACATCATGCTCACACAGAAGCTGGCGCCTCTGCTCAAGACCGATGCCAAGTTGTAAGAGGCAGGCAAAGAAGGAGCACCAAGGAGCAGCCGCATTCCAAGCAGTCACATTTCTGTATATCTATATTTTTTTGGCGTATTTCGTATTCATATGTTTTTGTTTCACCCTCTAATTAATGTTATTTTTGTACGGGaagttgtgtttttttctatCGAAATATAGAAAATGATACATAAGAAAATTAAGGAATTTTTGTATGCCCCATGAGACTTGCGTGTGCACCGGAAAATGGGTAATCATCCATGGATTAGATTACAGGTGCCCTCGGCTACTAATCTAATCTCGGACCACTCCACGCCTTAATTCGTTGCCCACAAGAGTGCTCCGAAGTCCCTCCCAAATTGCATTATCgatcagagagagagagagagatcgtGAGCGAAAGAGCGTGACAATCGAAAGTAGGACTGAGATACAACACTCACCTTTCCATTGGTCATCTGCTCTTTCCAGATCTTTGTCGAAAGCACAAACTCCATGTGCTTCATGCGCCACAGTGGCTTAAACAGCGCCTTGTACGTGGACATGGTCGGCTCCAGCATGGTGGCCAGCGGCCCTTGGACGACATACTGCAGCGACACAATGTCCCAGCCCGTGTCGCCCAAAAAGGGTGGCTGTGCCACCACATCCAAATGGTTTAAGATCTCTGGATCATCGTACTGGGCATTGGTGCAGCGCAGGGCAGTGTCCAGCATGGCCGACAGATCGTGGGCAAAGATTTCAGTGCCTGGCTTCTCCAGTTCGTCTCTAAGGAGGGCGATTATTTATTGATTATTCGATTTAAAGTGCCTCCAGCCAAAGACTTACTTCATATGTTCGATAAAGATGCTGACAAAATCCCCTTGGCCGAGCAGCAAGTAGCGTCGCATGCATTGCAAATGCTCCAAGAGCTTGTGGGGACCCACCATGTAGTCGAGGACATGCTTGGCGGTGTTCTGGTAGCAGATCTCTATAGCCGCATGCCACTTTGTGTCCTGTGTGTAGGAGAAAATGTCGCCAGCTGAAAGAAAAGCGCATGTAATGAATATGCCATTAGATGGGACCCAGCTTATTCCTACCATTCGATTCCATGATCTTCTTGAGCTCCCCCTGACCCTTGACCAATTCATTCATTTCGCACACTTCGCGCAGAAAATTAATGCTCTTCCCGGTCCTTAGGATTTTATCAGCCAGCTCTTGGCCAATAAATTTCGGCTGCATGGCGGTGCGCACACGAAACTTATCGTGCCACAGGCGATCGGGCCCGATATCGGTCAGGGACTCCACAAAGAACTCGTTGTGTAAATCCGTTATGTCGCCATCGAGCATCCATTGGGAGATCATGCGCGTCAGCGGGCGACACATGGCCGTGAGCAGATCAATCACCAATTTATCTACCGCAGGATGGCCATTATCCAGGAAGTCCCACACCACGGACGTGAGCTCTCCCCCCTTTTTCATCATGCAGGAATGGGCAATTTTGGTCAGCCATTGCATACGATGTAGGGGCTTTGTGTACCACACGAGCAGCTTGAATAGCGTCACCTGCTCCCGCTGGCTATCGAGCCACTCCTGCTCGCGATCGACAAAGCCCCGCTTCACTTGGGCCTTCTTGAAGTCATTTACCTGATCGTGCAGCAAAGCCACTTCGCCATGATAGGCCCCAA
The Drosophila miranda strain MSH22 chromosome XL, D.miranda_PacBio2.1, whole genome shotgun sequence genome window above contains:
- the LOC108161001 gene encoding probable methylthioribulose-1-phosphate dehydratase, whose product is MSCSIFMDLPEDHPRRLIPALCRQFYHLGWVTGTGGGMSIKLNNEIYIAPSGVQKERMQPEDLFVQDIDGKDLQMPPEIRELKKSQCTPLFMLAYRHRNAGAVIHTHSQHAVMATLLWPGKTFRCTHLEMIKGVYDDADKRYLQYDEQLVVPIIENTPHERDLADSMYAAMMEHPGCSAVLVRRHGVYVWGQTWEKAKAISECYDYLFSIAVEMKKAGLDPETFEDAKA
- the LOC108161011 gene encoding peroxisomal multifunctional enzyme type 2; this encodes MSLQSDAVFQKIIDGLKENEAKAKAVNGVFVYKITKDGKVAKEWTLDCKSAKAYEGPAQGVKVDTTLTVADEDMVDIALGKLNPQAAFMKGKLKIAGNIMLTQKLAPLLKTDAKL
- the LOC108160992 gene encoding gamma-tubulin complex component 3; this encodes MSNENVGSKAEGLDPPTPVHYITKLLSNICLSINGPQRAEEHDRLVNNALKTIMEKPNSLNEGRPTMCEDDCVIKILNILNAKANPNGKKEQMPGNVFLKTYTKLLKLDTDEKQREALMNFLLDILDNAQSTFLRPTTLMANGKDGGGDGHKDILREVLSERLSRSYPYRKQQNGGSESSERVAYSYDPGQSIAGLGQVQMPNYTDQLFNQQDVDETLDIVTNVLFSFTGIQGKYLRKDVVTGRFKLDTANTNLLTTGDAGLMLRLSELGYYHDRVAEFADPSKGYSALGCMGQALTCFLRKELGAYHGEVALLHDQVNDFKKAQVKRGFVDREQEWLDSQREQVTLFKLLVWYTKPLHRMQWLTKIAHSCMMKKGGELTSVVWDFLDNGHPAVDKLVIDLLTAMCRPLTRMISQWMLDGDITDLHNEFFVESLTDIGPDRLWHDKFRVRTAMQPKFIGQELADKILRTGKSINFLREVCEMNELVKGQGELKKIMESNAGDIFSYTQDTKWHAAIEICYQNTAKHVLDYMVGPHKLLEHLQCMRRYLLLGQGDFVSIFIEHMKDELEKPGTEIFAHDLSAMLDTALRCTNAQYDDPEILNHLDVVAQPPFLGDTGWDIVSLQYVVQGPLATMLEPTMSTYKALFKPLWRMKHMEFVLSTKIWKEQMTNGKKLRKMNAEIGKASYKLHLFTSEIMHFIHQMQYYVLFEVIECNWVELQKQMQQATGLDKILDAHEKFLETITVGCFINSVTDKERHLETVFENIIALEIWQASFYKDCFKEQNARDELEKKIVASEEEGRFGVTTEEKMERDQERKMFEQKLIIACRGLSDISCAYEKAVSGFMMCLNSSEDPQLQLFGTRLDFNEFYKKRDTNLSKPLTFEHMRMSNVYNSNKNNSTGSRFVINSQASSTPAM